A region of Lacinutrix sp. Hel_I_90 DNA encodes the following proteins:
- the bioD gene encoding dethiobiotin synthase — protein sequence MNTYFITGISTEVGKTIASAIITEALETDYWKPIQAGELDHCDTKKVKQLVSNPKSQFHDNAYALKTPMSPHAAAEIDGITINLNKIAAPKTKNHLVIEGAGGLLVPLNTKQTIIDIIQPHYKVIVVSRHYLGSINHTLLTVNLLKQKGLEVAIVFSGNAHKTTEDIIKKMTNVPVIGRIEEEPYFDKNVILEYAAKFRSTIKKF from the coding sequence ATGAATACTTATTTTATAACAGGCATTTCGACTGAAGTTGGTAAAACTATCGCATCGGCTATTATTACTGAAGCTTTAGAAACCGATTATTGGAAACCCATTCAAGCAGGAGAACTTGATCATTGTGATACCAAAAAAGTAAAGCAATTGGTTTCTAACCCTAAATCACAATTTCACGACAATGCTTACGCATTAAAAACACCCATGAGTCCGCATGCCGCTGCAGAAATTGATGGTATCACTATCAATTTAAACAAAATAGCGGCGCCAAAAACAAAAAACCACTTAGTCATAGAAGGCGCTGGCGGATTATTAGTGCCGTTAAATACTAAACAGACGATTATTGATATCATACAGCCTCATTATAAAGTTATCGTGGTTTCGCGACATTACTTAGGGAGCATTAATCACACCTTATTAACCGTAAATTTGCTAAAACAAAAAGGCCTTGAAGTCGCTATTGTTTTTAGTGGCAATGCGCATAAAACCACAGAAGATATTATTAAAAAAATGACTAATGTGCCTGTTATTGGTCGCATTGAAGAGGAACCTTATTTTGATAAAAATGTTATTTTAGAGTATGCCGCTAAGTTCCGCTCAACTATAAAAAAGTTCTAA
- a CDS encoding DUF2975 domain-containing protein, whose protein sequence is MKKLIILKSLVDFIWIVTCIPLIPLTLFISVYMFFNDEVLKVFNVLNQGVIITPWYLKVFVLLIALLLFVSIYSFYLFRKTLRFFQKRKPLDDFVIINYKKIGNLLMVSGCSGSLISFGFHLFLKQRLQLNFGLGPYLFLVCLGLFFLVLSETFKVAKEAKEENELTV, encoded by the coding sequence ATGAAAAAACTCATTATATTAAAATCACTAGTAGACTTTATCTGGATTGTAACATGCATTCCTCTCATTCCGTTAACACTATTTATTTCAGTATATATGTTTTTCAACGATGAGGTACTCAAAGTATTTAATGTTCTTAATCAAGGCGTTATTATAACACCATGGTATTTAAAAGTTTTCGTATTATTAATTGCTCTACTTCTATTTGTTTCAATTTATAGTTTCTATTTATTTAGAAAAACCTTACGTTTTTTTCAAAAGCGGAAACCCTTGGATGATTTTGTGATTATCAACTATAAAAAAATCGGCAATTTGTTAATGGTTTCAGGTTGTTCAGGATCTCTTATCTCATTTGGCTTCCATTTGTTTTTAAAACAGCGTCTACAGCTTAATTTTGGTTTGGGTCCCTATTTATTTCTTGTTTGTTTAGGCCTATTCTTTCTGGTTTTAAGCGAGACATTTAAAGTAGCAAAAGAAGCTAAAGAAGAAAACGAATTAACCGTATAA
- a CDS encoding helix-turn-helix transcriptional regulator — translation MSIIVNLDVMLAKRKMKSNELADLVGITTANLSILKTGKAKAIRFSTLEAICKALECQPSDILEYIAD, via the coding sequence ATGTCAATAATCGTAAATTTAGATGTGATGCTTGCCAAGCGCAAGATGAAAAGTAATGAGTTGGCAGATCTTGTTGGTATTACTACCGCGAATCTTTCTATTTTAAAAACGGGAAAGGCCAAGGCGATTCGGTTTTCCACCTTAGAAGCCATTTGTAAAGCATTAGAATGTCAACCCAGTGATATTTTAGAGTATATAGCCGATTAA
- a CDS encoding GNAT family N-acetyltransferase: MSSEITYHRAKSIEELKAILKLQKENLRDLISDEVKQKEGFVTLRHDFDLLKKMNDACGHSIAKCNGDVVGYALSMLQQFKKDIPLLIPMFTEIDKTLKVQNLTINYIVMGQICIAKRVRGKGVFRELYNYMAGELKYDFEAIITEVDTSNTRSSNAHKAVGFKVLKNYTSNNQLWEIISLEI, encoded by the coding sequence ATGTCTTCTGAAATCACCTATCACAGAGCAAAAAGCATTGAAGAACTCAAGGCTATTTTAAAACTTCAGAAAGAAAACTTACGTGATTTAATTTCTGATGAGGTAAAACAGAAAGAAGGCTTCGTCACGTTGCGGCATGATTTTGACCTGTTGAAAAAAATGAATGATGCTTGTGGCCATTCCATAGCAAAATGCAACGGTGACGTTGTAGGCTATGCATTGTCCATGCTGCAGCAGTTTAAAAAGGATATCCCTTTATTAATCCCCATGTTTACTGAAATAGACAAAACTCTTAAAGTGCAAAACCTGACTATTAACTATATTGTTATGGGACAAATTTGTATTGCTAAAAGAGTTAGAGGCAAAGGCGTTTTTAGAGAATTGTACAATTATATGGCTGGCGAGCTTAAATATGATTTTGAGGCTATTATTACAGAAGTGGATACGAGTAACACCCGTTCTTCCAATGCGCATAAAGCCGTTGGTTTTAAAGTTTTAAAAAACTATACATCCAATAATCAACTTTGGGAAATTATTAGTTTGGAGATTTAA
- a CDS encoding DUF2975 domain-containing protein: MKKIIALHWFIILLIIVYVIQFLGNTYLTIFTPEFMDFSDSFYDKFILGYYTQFVALGFSVITFVALFFVQKALLITIKKGFFNKDSAAKFKVAGKLFLVSGILSMLWDFILLVYSKGEPYFITALSSDFLLLLIGFGLLIVADYINNGNTIQQENELTI, translated from the coding sequence ATGAAAAAAATAATAGCACTTCACTGGTTTATAATCCTTTTGATAATAGTTTATGTCATTCAATTTTTGGGGAACACCTATCTTACTATTTTTACTCCAGAATTTATGGATTTTTCTGATTCGTTTTATGATAAGTTTATTCTTGGTTACTACACGCAATTTGTCGCTTTAGGTTTTTCAGTTATAACCTTTGTCGCCTTATTTTTTGTACAAAAAGCTTTGCTTATCACTATTAAAAAAGGATTTTTTAATAAAGATAGCGCTGCAAAATTTAAAGTTGCTGGTAAACTATTTTTAGTCTCTGGTATTTTAAGTATGCTCTGGGACTTTATACTGCTTGTGTATTCAAAAGGAGAGCCCTATTTTATAACAGCTCTAAGCTCAGACTTTTTACTATTGTTAATTGGCTTTGGTCTGCTAATTGTTGCAGATTATATTAATAACGGTAATACCATTCAACAAGAAAATGAACTAACCATTTAA
- a CDS encoding LexA family transcriptional regulator: protein MITLHSESLTFFTPEPIPDAAGHFFDTGISAGFPSPAEDFLGQRLSLDEALVKNKETTFYAKVSGQSMIGAGLDDTDLLVIDRSLEPENNKIAVCFLDGEFTVKRLRVSNGEVWLQPENPEYPIIHITEANNFLIWGIVTNVIKKV, encoded by the coding sequence ATGATAACTCTCCATTCAGAAAGTTTAACTTTCTTCACTCCAGAACCCATTCCTGATGCGGCAGGGCATTTTTTTGATACCGGAATTTCGGCGGGTTTTCCTTCGCCGGCTGAAGATTTTCTAGGGCAACGACTCTCTTTAGACGAAGCCTTAGTAAAAAATAAAGAAACAACATTCTATGCTAAAGTTAGTGGACAATCTATGATTGGTGCTGGATTAGATGATACCGATTTATTAGTTATCGACCGTAGTTTAGAACCAGAAAACAACAAAATCGCAGTCTGTTTTCTAGATGGCGAGTTTACGGTAAAACGCTTAAGAGTCTCTAACGGAGAAGTATGGCTACAGCCAGAAAATCCAGAGTATCCTATTATTCATATTACAGAAGCTAATAACTTTTTAATTTGGGGCATTGTCACGAATGTGATTAAAAAGGTATAA
- a CDS encoding cytochrome c oxidase assembly factor Coa1 family protein yields MEVVQERSWFSRNWGWVLGGGCLTLIVIVVVIVGALVYKVSDAITGSEPYSHAFAMATENEKVISFLGEPIETNGMGSTSYEHVNGASTAELSIPIKGPKGEGVIVVAAEKINDAWTYNLLYVKIDGETETINLQELEAEEGLDDF; encoded by the coding sequence ATGGAAGTTGTACAAGAAAGAAGTTGGTTTAGCAGAAATTGGGGTTGGGTACTTGGCGGAGGCTGTTTGACGCTAATTGTTATTGTCGTCGTTATAGTAGGCGCCTTAGTTTATAAAGTTTCAGATGCCATCACGGGTTCTGAACCTTATAGTCATGCCTTTGCTATGGCCACAGAAAACGAAAAAGTGATTTCATTTTTAGGGGAACCTATCGAGACCAATGGCATGGGGAGTACAAGTTATGAGCATGTAAATGGGGCAAGTACTGCCGAATTAAGCATCCCAATAAAAGGCCCAAAGGGCGAAGGGGTAATTGTTGTTGCTGCCGAAAAAATAAACGATGCGTGGACCTATAATCTGTTATACGTAAAAATCGATGGTGAAACAGAAACCATAAATTTACAGGAATTAGAAGCGGAAGAAGGTTTAGACGATTTCTAG
- a CDS encoding M61 family metallopeptidase, producing MKLLYFLLIIISNTFVFAQNTRYTISFENAVHHEATIAVLYTDLSDSTLVVQMSRTSPGRYAIHDFAKNVYAVKALNSKGEPLKIKRINPQAWEIQNHDGTVNLSYTLFADRADGTYSQIDETHAHLNIPATFMYAPVLSEKTIEITFAPRVDLNWKIATQLPLKSGTTYTAPNLQYFMDSPTELSNYSMRRFKVKEQDIEFVLHHKGTDEDLDTYFEKVKRIVLAEEAVYGELPIFDYGKYTFLACYIGHVSGDGMEHRNSTILTDKEGLAEGGMEGNIGTVSHEFFHAWNVERIRPVSLEPFDFEAANMSGALWFAEGFTSYYTNLILCRAGLITPEQYVSGLNGTFNYVWNSPARQFFNPIEMSYQAPFVDAASSIDPVNRDNTFISYYSYGSVLGLALDLALREKDLNLDDYMKRVWLRYGKTETPYTIKNLNDVLNDYAGKDFGVHFFNNYIYKSEMPNYAELFKTVGLQIEQDSKPMYTGASFNKNTVSKYPKIGSPAYLSGLEKGDEILSVNNIKLNDTHTIETIIDESKTAILQIEYLRHGETKATELNLVANPKYTISMLEEITKKAMQNQKEWLKQ from the coding sequence ATGAAATTACTTTATTTCTTACTTATTATTATTTCCAACACTTTTGTTTTCGCTCAAAACACCAGGTATACCATAAGTTTCGAGAATGCAGTACACCATGAAGCAACTATTGCTGTTTTATATACAGATTTAAGTGATTCTACGCTTGTGGTACAAATGAGTAGAACCTCACCAGGGCGTTATGCCATTCACGATTTTGCTAAAAACGTGTATGCTGTAAAAGCACTTAATAGTAAAGGTGAGCCACTAAAGATAAAGCGTATTAACCCGCAAGCCTGGGAAATACAAAACCATGATGGCACTGTAAACCTTTCTTATACTTTATTTGCAGATAGGGCAGATGGTACCTACAGCCAAATAGACGAAACACACGCTCACCTTAATATTCCAGCGACATTTATGTACGCACCAGTATTAAGTGAAAAGACTATAGAAATCACCTTTGCGCCGAGGGTCGATTTGAATTGGAAAATTGCGACACAGTTACCACTAAAATCGGGAACCACTTATACTGCGCCAAATTTGCAGTATTTTATGGATAGCCCAACAGAATTGAGCAATTATAGTATGCGTCGCTTTAAAGTAAAAGAACAAGACATTGAATTCGTATTACATCATAAAGGTACAGACGAAGATTTAGACACTTATTTTGAAAAAGTGAAGAGAATAGTATTGGCAGAAGAAGCGGTTTATGGTGAATTACCAATATTCGATTACGGGAAGTATACTTTTTTAGCCTGTTATATTGGTCATGTTAGCGGTGACGGCATGGAGCATAGAAACTCTACCATTTTAACGGACAAAGAAGGTTTGGCCGAAGGCGGCATGGAAGGTAATATTGGTACGGTATCTCATGAGTTTTTTCACGCCTGGAATGTAGAGCGTATACGTCCTGTTTCTTTAGAGCCTTTCGATTTTGAAGCGGCTAATATGAGTGGTGCGCTTTGGTTTGCCGAAGGATTCACCAGTTATTACACCAATCTTATTTTGTGTAGAGCGGGACTCATCACTCCAGAACAGTATGTTTCAGGATTAAATGGTACGTTTAATTACGTTTGGAACTCCCCTGCACGACAGTTCTTTAATCCTATTGAAATGAGCTATCAGGCGCCCTTTGTTGATGCAGCATCGTCTATAGATCCTGTGAATCGTGACAATACTTTTATTTCTTATTATTCCTACGGAAGTGTTTTGGGTTTAGCATTAGACCTAGCATTGAGAGAGAAGGATTTGAATTTGGATGATTATATGAAGCGTGTTTGGCTTAGGTATGGTAAAACAGAAACGCCATACACGATTAAAAATCTTAATGACGTTTTAAATGACTATGCAGGTAAGGATTTTGGAGTGCACTTTTTTAATAATTACATCTATAAAAGTGAGATGCCTAATTATGCTGAACTATTTAAAACGGTAGGTTTACAAATAGAACAAGATTCTAAACCTATGTATACAGGAGCTTCATTTAACAAGAATACAGTGAGTAAATACCCTAAAATAGGGTCGCCAGCGTATCTTTCAGGATTAGAAAAGGGAGATGAAATACTAAGTGTTAATAATATAAAATTAAATGATACTCATACTATAGAAACGATCATTGATGAATCAAAAACGGCAATACTGCAGATTGAATACCTCAGACATGGTGAAACAAAAGCTACGGAGTTAAACTTAGTAGCGAATCCAAAATACACGATTAGTATGTTAGAGGAGATTACTAAAAAAGCAATGCAGAATCAAAAAGAGTGGTTAAAGCAATAA
- the atpD gene encoding F0F1 ATP synthase subunit beta: protein MSKVTGRVAQIVGPVIDVEFAAGAELPKIYDSLEINRPDGSLLVLEVQSHIGEDTVRTIAMDSSDGLSRGTEVHATGAPIQMPVGPDVYGRLFNVIGDAIDGLGDLPKAGDAGLPIHRQAPKFEDLSTSTEVLFTGIKVIDLIEPYAKGGKIGLFGGAGVGKTVLIQELINNIAKGHGGLSVFAGVGERTREGNDLLREMLESGIIKYGDDFMHSMEEGGWDLKKVDKKIMKESKATFVFGQMNEPPGARARVALSGLTIAEYFRDGAGEGQGKDVLFFVDNIFRFTQAGSEVSALLGRMPSAVGYQPTLATEMGAMQERITSTKRGSITSVQAVYVPADDLTDPAPATTFAHLDATTVLSRKIAELGIYPAVDPLDSTSRILTADILGDEHYNCAQRVKELLQRYKELQDIIAILGMEELSEEDKMAVGRARRVMRFLSQPFHVAEQFTGLKGVLVDIKETIKGFNMIMDGELDHLPEAAFNLKGSIDEAIEAGEKMLAEA from the coding sequence ATGTCAAAAGTTACAGGTAGAGTTGCACAAATAGTAGGTCCGGTTATCGATGTTGAATTCGCTGCTGGTGCTGAACTTCCAAAAATTTACGATTCATTAGAAATTAACAGACCTGATGGTTCTCTTTTAGTACTAGAAGTACAGTCTCACATTGGCGAAGATACCGTACGTACTATCGCTATGGATTCGTCTGATGGTTTAAGTAGAGGAACAGAAGTTCACGCAACTGGTGCTCCAATTCAAATGCCAGTTGGTCCTGATGTTTACGGACGTCTTTTTAATGTCATTGGTGATGCTATTGACGGTTTAGGTGATTTACCTAAAGCTGGTGATGCAGGTTTACCAATTCACAGACAAGCACCAAAATTTGAAGATTTATCAACCTCTACAGAAGTTTTATTCACAGGTATTAAAGTCATCGATTTAATTGAGCCTTACGCAAAAGGTGGTAAGATTGGATTATTTGGTGGTGCCGGAGTAGGTAAAACAGTACTTATTCAAGAGTTGATTAACAATATTGCAAAAGGTCACGGTGGTCTTTCTGTATTCGCAGGAGTAGGAGAAAGAACACGTGAAGGAAACGATTTACTTCGTGAAATGCTAGAGTCAGGAATTATCAAGTATGGTGATGACTTTATGCATTCTATGGAAGAAGGTGGATGGGACCTTAAAAAAGTGGACAAAAAAATAATGAAAGAGTCTAAAGCGACTTTCGTTTTCGGACAAATGAATGAGCCTCCTGGAGCACGTGCGCGTGTTGCCTTATCTGGTTTAACTATCGCTGAATATTTCCGTGATGGCGCTGGTGAAGGACAAGGAAAAGACGTACTTTTCTTCGTAGATAACATCTTCCGTTTTACTCAAGCTGGTTCTGAGGTATCTGCATTACTAGGGCGTATGCCTTCTGCTGTAGGTTACCAACCAACATTAGCAACAGAGATGGGAGCGATGCAAGAGCGTATTACTTCAACAAAAAGAGGGTCTATTACATCTGTACAAGCGGTTTACGTACCTGCAGATGATTTAACAGATCCTGCTCCAGCAACAACCTTTGCACACTTAGATGCAACAACAGTATTGTCTCGTAAAATTGCTGAGCTTGGTATTTATCCAGCGGTAGACCCGTTAGATTCTACATCAAGAATTTTAACAGCAGATATTTTAGGTGATGAACACTACAATTGTGCACAACGCGTAAAAGAGTTGTTACAACGCTATAAAGAATTACAAGATATTATCGCCATCTTAGGTATGGAGGAATTATCTGAAGAAGATAAAATGGCTGTAGGTCGTGCACGTCGTGTGATGCGTTTCTTATCGCAACCATTCCACGTAGCTGAACAATTTACAGGTCTTAAAGGTGTATTAGTAGATATTAAAGAAACCATTAAAGGGTTTAACATGATTATGGACGGTGAATTAGATCACTTACCAGAAGCTGCTTTTAACCTTAAAGGCTCTATTGATGAAGCTATTGAAGCTGGCGAAAAAATGTTAGCTGAAGCGTAA
- a CDS encoding putative signal transducing protein, with protein MIDNYTILTTFPYSSEAQITKSKLEAEGIRVMLLDEKTIDSDPLISQAIGGVKLLVYNDDAEAALKIYNRIRLYEKDNAGDAIVCPNCQSTKILIAELTRKNIFYMLFPFFEKTKFRCNVCNTIF; from the coding sequence ATGATTGATAATTATACGATTTTAACGACGTTTCCCTATTCCTCTGAGGCGCAAATAACCAAATCTAAACTGGAAGCAGAAGGGATTCGCGTCATGTTATTAGATGAAAAAACTATAGATTCCGACCCTCTAATTAGTCAAGCTATTGGAGGTGTTAAATTATTAGTTTATAATGATGATGCTGAAGCCGCTTTAAAAATATACAATAGAATCAGACTTTATGAAAAAGACAACGCTGGTGATGCTATTGTTTGCCCAAACTGCCAATCAACCAAAATATTAATAGCAGAACTCACGCGGAAAAACATTTTTTATATGCTCTTTCCTTTTTTTGAAAAAACAAAATTCCGCTGTAATGTTTGTAATACTATTTTTTAA
- a CDS encoding pyridoxal phosphate-dependent aminotransferase family protein, protein MRSLYLWFVIPKKLKDKLNQREAENALRKLDVQNKLVDFASNDYLGFSKNDAIFNASHNYLLDNNIAENGATGSRLLSGNHQLYNTVEQQLCAFHTSEAALIFNSGYDANLGFFSSVPQRGDIIFYDEYIHASIRDGIKMSNAKAYKFKHNDIADLKSKCQTERSRNVERSANEAEIYIVTESVFSMDGDTPNLKLLLQLCKVNNYHLIVDEAHAVGVFGTHGSGLIQTEKTEAFARIITFGKALGAHGAAILGSDTLKQYLVNFSRPFIYTTGLPPHALATIHQAYETLKKTIEIEKLHQNISFFKSEIERLQLKKKFIESHSAIQCCIIPGNETVKAIAKHYQNKGFDVKAILSPTVPKEKERLRFCLHAYNTKDEISQVLNLLTTFV, encoded by the coding sequence ATGAGGTCTTTGTACCTTTGGTTTGTGATACCTAAAAAACTTAAAGACAAGCTAAATCAACGTGAAGCAGAAAACGCCTTACGTAAATTAGACGTACAAAATAAACTGGTGGATTTTGCATCTAACGATTATTTAGGTTTTTCTAAGAATGATGCTATTTTTAATGCTTCTCACAACTATTTATTAGACAATAATATTGCAGAGAATGGCGCAACCGGTTCACGTTTACTTTCTGGCAATCATCAATTGTATAATACCGTAGAACAGCAACTTTGCGCCTTTCATACCAGTGAAGCAGCCCTGATTTTTAACTCTGGTTATGATGCAAATTTGGGATTTTTCTCTTCGGTACCGCAACGTGGGGATATTATTTTTTACGACGAATACATTCATGCCTCCATTCGAGATGGTATAAAAATGAGCAATGCTAAAGCGTATAAGTTTAAACATAACGATATAGCGGATTTAAAATCTAAATGTCAGACTGAACGCTCCCGAAATGTTGAGAGAAGTGCTAACGAAGCAGAGATTTACATCGTCACAGAATCTGTCTTCTCCATGGATGGCGATACACCAAATCTAAAATTATTATTGCAATTATGCAAGGTAAATAACTACCATCTCATAGTTGACGAAGCACATGCCGTTGGTGTTTTTGGAACTCATGGTTCTGGATTAATTCAAACAGAAAAAACAGAGGCTTTCGCAAGAATTATAACCTTCGGCAAGGCATTAGGGGCTCATGGTGCGGCTATTTTAGGGAGCGACACATTAAAACAATATTTAGTGAATTTCTCACGCCCCTTTATTTACACAACAGGTTTGCCTCCACATGCCTTAGCAACCATACATCAGGCATATGAGACCCTTAAAAAGACTATAGAAATTGAAAAGCTCCATCAAAATATTTCGTTTTTTAAATCTGAAATTGAAAGACTTCAGCTTAAAAAAAAGTTTATAGAAAGCCATTCAGCCATTCAATGTTGTATTATACCAGGCAATGAAACGGTAAAAGCTATTGCAAAGCATTATCAAAATAAAGGCTTTGATGTCAAGGCCATTTTATCACCAACGGTTCCAAAAGAAAAAGAACGTTTGCGTTTTTGCTTACATGCTTATAATACTAAAGACGAAATCTCTCAAGTTTTAAACTTACTCACTACCTTTGTTTAA
- a CDS encoding F0F1 ATP synthase subunit epsilon produces the protein MYLEIVSPEATLFAHEVDSVIVPGVDGEFQLLNNHAAIVSLLGQGFVKIKTKSQLTVDDLHTEVVPSNNDKKLLTLKINSGTIEMKDNKVIILAD, from the coding sequence ATGTATTTAGAAATCGTATCACCAGAAGCTACTTTGTTTGCTCATGAAGTTGACTCTGTAATAGTACCAGGTGTAGATGGTGAATTTCAACTGTTGAATAATCACGCAGCTATCGTTTCGCTTTTAGGTCAAGGTTTTGTGAAAATTAAAACAAAATCTCAACTTACTGTAGACGACCTTCATACTGAAGTAGTACCAAGTAATAATGACAAAAAGCTATTAACTCTGAAAATTAATTCTGGAACAATAGAAATGAAAGATAATAAGGTTATTATTCTAGCCGATTAG
- the bioA gene encoding adenosylmethionine--8-amino-7-oxononanoate transaminase gives MTIKQRDQKHIWHPLTQHKLHPETMAIVKAKDCILFDEDGNQYIDGIASWYSSMYGHCNPFITNRVYKQMQTLDHVVFAGFTHEPAVKLSEELIKILPENQEKIFFGDNGSTSIEIGIKMALQYHFNTGEKRNTLIAFEDGFHGDTFGAMSVSGLSVYNGPFEDFFLDVKRIPTPNGNNQSLVLETLKAIVKNNKVAGFVYEPLVQGAAAMKMHDAEGLNTILKFCKANKIITVADEVMTGFGKTGRHFASDFMETKPDVICMSKALTAGLMPMSITSCTQAIYDAFYSDDIGKGLFHCHTYSANPLACAAAIAGLELLQSDTIQQNIKRITEKHRVFGAYIETHSKVKSIRQKGIIFALDLNVEMERYGDLRYKLFNFFMENGVFLRPLGETIYIQAPYTITEAQLDKIYQVIEEVLEIV, from the coding sequence ATGACAATAAAACAACGCGATCAAAAACACATCTGGCATCCCTTAACACAACACAAATTACATCCAGAAACTATGGCTATTGTAAAAGCCAAAGACTGTATTTTGTTTGATGAAGACGGCAACCAATACATTGATGGTATTGCCTCATGGTACTCCAGTATGTATGGGCATTGTAACCCGTTTATCACCAATCGGGTTTATAAACAAATGCAAACTTTAGATCATGTGGTTTTCGCAGGTTTTACACACGAACCAGCTGTAAAACTCAGTGAAGAACTCATTAAAATTTTACCAGAAAATCAGGAAAAAATATTTTTTGGAGATAATGGCTCAACCAGTATAGAAATTGGCATTAAAATGGCCTTACAATATCATTTTAATACCGGTGAAAAACGCAATACCTTAATCGCTTTCGAAGACGGTTTTCATGGGGATACCTTTGGCGCAATGAGCGTGTCTGGGTTATCTGTTTATAATGGTCCTTTTGAAGATTTCTTTCTCGACGTTAAGCGTATTCCTACCCCAAATGGTAATAATCAAAGCCTAGTCTTAGAAACTTTAAAAGCTATCGTCAAAAACAATAAAGTAGCTGGCTTTGTTTATGAACCACTAGTTCAAGGCGCAGCTGCGATGAAAATGCATGATGCAGAGGGTTTAAATACTATTTTAAAATTTTGTAAAGCAAATAAGATTATTACTGTTGCCGATGAAGTCATGACTGGTTTTGGTAAAACAGGACGCCATTTCGCTTCAGATTTTATGGAAACCAAACCAGATGTTATTTGTATGAGTAAAGCCTTAACTGCTGGATTAATGCCCATGTCCATTACCTCTTGTACTCAAGCCATTTACGATGCCTTTTATAGCGACGATATAGGCAAGGGCTTATTTCACTGCCATACTTATTCTGCCAACCCCTTGGCTTGCGCTGCGGCAATCGCAGGTTTAGAGTTATTACAATCGGATACCATTCAACAAAATATTAAACGTATTACAGAGAAACATAGGGTTTTTGGGGCCTATATTGAGACCCACTCAAAAGTAAAATCAATACGCCAAAAAGGCATTATTTTTGCCCTCGATTTAAATGTTGAAATGGAACGCTATGGCGATTTACGTTACAAACTCTTTAATTTCTTTATGGAAAACGGTGTGTTTTTAAGACCACTTGGTGAAACGATTTACATTCAGGCACCCTATACCATTACAGAGGCGCAACTCGATAAAATCTATCAGGTTATTGAAGAAGTTCTAGAAATCGTCTAA